In Triticum aestivum cultivar Chinese Spring chromosome 5B, IWGSC CS RefSeq v2.1, whole genome shotgun sequence, the following proteins share a genomic window:
- the LOC123117543 gene encoding pectinesterase inhibitor 12-like: MAMHQQVGLLLTLILFLAAAVGSLAVGTPSAIIRTTCAAVGRPGGEVGYDTCVGLRSADPAAAAAKDERQLAVIATNLTVANVTSTVLVLDDLVKNLGDCLRYYRDMNKTLDAALGDLRAGRVEAASGKLLDANGVPDSCDIQLFEGSAKKNPMRKENTDADLLSRLAYAITDLQLPNPPRHRR; this comes from the coding sequence ATGGCGATGCATCAGCAGGTTGGTTTACTCCTCACCCTCATCCTCTTCCTGGCGGCTGCAGTCGGCAGCCTCGCCGTCGGCACTCCGTCCGCGATCATCAGAACGACATGCGCCGCTGTCGGCCGACCCGGCGGGGAAGTGGGCTACGACACCTGCGTGGGCTTGCGCTCGGCCGACCCGGCGGCCGCGGCCGCCAAGGACGAACGTCAGCTCGCCGTCATCGCCACCAACCTCACCGTGGCTAACGTCACATCGACGGTTCTCGTCCTCGACGACCTCGTCAAGAACCTCGGGGACTGCCTGCGCTACTACAGGGACATGAACAAGACCCTGGACGCCGCACTCGGTGACCTACGTGCCGGGCGCGTCGAGGCGGCGTCCGGCAAATTGTTGGATGCCAATGGAGTGCCCGACAGCTGCGACATCCAATTGTTCGAGGGGAGTGCGAAGAAGAACCCGATGAGGAAGGAGAACACCGACGCCGATTTGCTGTCCCGACTGGCATACGCCATTACTGACTTGCAGCTGCCGAATCCTCCTCGGCACCGACGTTAA
- the LOC123115230 gene encoding pectinesterase inhibitor 12-like — MAMHPQAASLLTLILLLATGDGILAVGTPSAIITRTCAAVGRAGGQLGYEYDSCVGALSSDPAAASAKDARELAVVATNLTVANVTSTVLVVEDLVKNLGGCLRYYKEMNRTLEGALGDLRAGRVEAASDKLLEANQDPDKCDVLLFEGSANKNPLGKENIYADWLSQLAYAIASLPAPKPLL, encoded by the coding sequence ATGGCGATGCATCCTCAGGCTGCTTCACTCCTCACCCTCATCCTCCTCCTGGCTACCGGAGACGGCATCCTCGCCGTCGGCACTCCGTCCGCGATCATCACAAGGACATGCGCCGCCGTCGGCCGAGCCGGTGGGCAACTgggctacgagtacgactcctgcGTGGGCGCGCTCTCGTCCGACCCGGCGGCCGCGTCCGCCAAGGACGCGCGTgagctcgccgtcgtggccaccaaCCTCACTGTGGCCAACGTCACGTCGACGGTGCTCGTCGTCGAGGACCTCGTCAAGAACCTCGGCGGCTGCCTCCGCTACTACAAGGAGATGAACAGGACCCTTGAGGGCGCGCTCGGTGACCTCCGTGCCGGGCGCGTCGAAGCGGCGTCGGACAAACTGCTGGAGGCCAACCAAGATCCCGACAAGTGCGACGTGCTCTTGTTCGAGGGGAGCGCGAACAAGAATCCATTGGGCAAGGAGAACATCTACGCCGACTGGCTGTCCCAATTGGCATATGCGATTGCTAGCTTGCCGGCGCCGAAGCCTCTGCTGTAA